The proteins below come from a single Agrococcus beijingensis genomic window:
- a CDS encoding ATP-binding cassette domain-containing protein, translated as MRLTLDGLGHRFNGGPWLFRRLSAEIAGGSSIAVTGPSGSGKSTLLAILAGLFAPAEGTVEHDRSRRVIWVPQLPHGVPRRSVADHVLLPLSARGVAEDEADAEAERLLDAVGLADRAEARFDTISGGEAQRLMVARALATDPSLLLVDEPTAQLDRATAAIVNAMLRSLTAPDTVIVVATHDAATRDACDVVLDIAGRR; from the coding sequence ATGCGACTGACGCTTGACGGGCTCGGGCACCGCTTCAACGGCGGGCCTTGGCTGTTCCGACGTCTGAGCGCGGAGATCGCCGGTGGCTCGAGCATCGCGGTGACCGGCCCCTCGGGCTCTGGCAAGAGTACGCTCCTGGCGATCCTCGCGGGGCTCTTCGCCCCTGCCGAGGGCACCGTCGAGCACGATCGCTCTCGACGCGTCATTTGGGTGCCGCAGCTTCCGCACGGCGTGCCCCGCCGCTCCGTGGCCGACCATGTGCTGCTACCGCTCTCGGCGCGAGGCGTCGCTGAGGACGAGGCTGACGCCGAAGCGGAGCGTCTGCTCGATGCCGTCGGCCTCGCCGACCGGGCTGAAGCGCGCTTCGACACCATCTCGGGCGGAGAGGCTCAGCGCCTCATGGTGGCCCGCGCCCTCGCGACTGATCCGTCGCTGCTGCTCGTCGACGAGCCCACCGCGCAGCTCGACCGCGCGACCGCGGCGATTGTGAACGCCATGCTGCGGAGCCTCACCGCGCCCGACACGGTCATCGTGGTCGCCACGCACGATGCGGCGACGCGAGACGCGTGCGACGTCGTGCTCGACATCGCGGGGCGACGATGA
- a CDS encoding acyl-CoA carboxylase subunit beta translates to MTTTAARIDDLRRRHAEAVTDKESKAKERQGAKGKKTARERVEQFVDQGSFVEFDAYVRHRTTAFGMEKNRPYGDAVVTGIGTVHGRRVAVYAQDFTTFGGSLGEVAGEKITKIQEYAMKVGVPIVGMLDSGGARIQEGVVALGKYGEIFRNNTAASGVIPQISIVMGPAAGGAVYSPALTDFVIMVDKSSHMFVTGPDVIKTVTGEEVGFEELGGGRTHNTVSGVSHYLAADEDDALDYVRALLAYLPDNNQSEVPAYDHTAERVVNDADRRLNTIIPDSPNQPYDVLGIIETLMDDREFLEVQPLYAPNIVIGFGRLEGRTVGVIANQPKQMAGTLNIEAGEKAARFVRFCDAFSIPILTIVDVPGYLPGTDQEWSGVIRRGAKLLYAYAEATVPMVTVITRKAYGGAYIVMGSKQLGADINVAWPSAEIAVMGGQGAVNILYRNEIKAAEANGDDVAQVRAQLASEYTYNVASPFLAAERGELDGIIEPAETRVMITRAFRALRTKRVIRPEKKHGNIPL, encoded by the coding sequence ATGACGACGACCGCCGCGCGCATCGACGACCTGCGCAGGCGGCACGCCGAGGCGGTGACCGACAAGGAGTCGAAGGCCAAGGAGCGCCAGGGCGCGAAGGGCAAGAAGACGGCGCGCGAGCGCGTCGAGCAGTTCGTCGACCAGGGATCGTTCGTCGAGTTCGACGCCTACGTGCGCCACCGCACGACCGCCTTCGGCATGGAGAAGAACCGTCCGTACGGGGATGCCGTGGTCACCGGCATCGGCACGGTGCACGGCAGGCGCGTGGCTGTCTACGCGCAGGACTTCACGACCTTCGGCGGCTCGCTCGGCGAGGTGGCCGGCGAGAAGATCACGAAGATCCAGGAGTACGCGATGAAGGTGGGCGTGCCCATCGTCGGCATGCTCGACTCGGGCGGCGCCCGGATCCAGGAGGGCGTGGTCGCGCTCGGCAAGTACGGCGAGATCTTCCGCAACAACACGGCAGCCTCCGGCGTCATCCCCCAGATCTCGATCGTCATGGGCCCGGCGGCCGGCGGCGCCGTCTACTCCCCCGCGCTCACCGACTTCGTGATCATGGTCGACAAGTCGAGCCACATGTTCGTCACCGGCCCCGACGTGATCAAGACGGTCACCGGCGAGGAGGTCGGCTTCGAGGAGCTCGGCGGCGGGCGCACCCACAACACGGTCTCGGGCGTCAGCCACTACCTGGCCGCCGACGAGGACGACGCGCTCGACTACGTGCGCGCGCTGCTCGCCTACCTGCCCGACAACAACCAGTCAGAGGTTCCGGCCTACGACCACACCGCCGAGCGCGTCGTGAACGACGCGGACCGTCGGCTGAACACGATCATCCCCGACTCGCCGAACCAGCCCTACGACGTGCTGGGCATCATCGAGACGCTCATGGACGACCGCGAGTTCCTCGAGGTGCAGCCGCTCTACGCGCCGAACATCGTGATCGGCTTCGGCCGCCTCGAGGGCCGCACGGTCGGCGTGATCGCGAACCAGCCGAAGCAGATGGCCGGCACGCTCAACATCGAGGCCGGCGAGAAGGCCGCCCGCTTCGTGCGCTTCTGCGACGCCTTCTCGATCCCGATCCTGACGATCGTCGACGTGCCCGGCTACTTGCCCGGCACCGACCAGGAGTGGTCGGGCGTCATCCGGCGCGGCGCGAAGCTGCTCTACGCCTACGCCGAGGCGACCGTGCCGATGGTGACGGTCATCACCCGCAAGGCCTACGGCGGCGCCTACATCGTGATGGGCTCGAAGCAGCTGGGCGCCGACATCAACGTCGCCTGGCCCTCGGCCGAGATCGCCGTGATGGGCGGGCAGGGCGCCGTGAACATCCTCTACCGCAACGAGATCAAGGCCGCAGAGGCGAACGGCGACGACGTCGCGCAGGTGCGGGCGCAGCTGGCCAGCGAGTACACCTACAACGTGGCCTCTCCCTTCCTCGCTGCCGAGCGCGGCGAGCTCGACGGCATCATCGAGCCCGCCGAGACGCGCGTGATGATCACCCGCGCGTTCCGGGCGCTGCGCACGAAGCGGGTCATCCGGCCCGAGAAGAAGCACGGGAACATCCCGCTGTGA
- a CDS encoding biotin--[acetyl-CoA-carboxylase] ligase, which translates to MLFPGAARAANVVELGTVGSTFDAVDERAEHLTTWATLDQRSGRGRLGREWVSPAGKCLSATVLVRTKRMREHEIGWLPLAAGLALADALDTLVADRAAIKWPNDVLVDGKKVAGILCERRRTGVAVGFGVNLTLTSAELPTDTATSLTLEGAEGSAPVLADAILCHMLRSLDALLPALGTEPLRAAIAAELATIGRDVRVELPSGALRGRAVGLGAGGELQVETDDGIVDVRAGDVVHVR; encoded by the coding sequence ATGCTCTTCCCAGGCGCCGCCCGCGCCGCCAACGTCGTCGAGCTCGGCACCGTCGGCTCGACGTTCGACGCCGTCGACGAGCGCGCCGAGCACCTCACCACGTGGGCCACCCTCGACCAGCGCTCCGGCCGGGGTCGGCTCGGCCGCGAGTGGGTCTCGCCCGCCGGAAAGTGCCTGTCGGCCACCGTGCTCGTGCGCACGAAGCGGATGCGCGAGCACGAGATCGGGTGGCTCCCGTTGGCCGCGGGGCTGGCCCTCGCCGACGCGCTCGACACCCTCGTCGCCGACCGCGCCGCCATCAAGTGGCCGAACGACGTGCTGGTCGACGGCAAGAAGGTGGCGGGCATCCTCTGCGAGCGGCGTCGCACGGGCGTGGCGGTCGGCTTCGGCGTGAACCTCACGTTGACGAGCGCCGAGCTGCCGACCGACACGGCGACCTCGCTGACGCTCGAGGGCGCCGAGGGCTCCGCCCCGGTGCTCGCCGACGCGATCCTCTGCCACATGCTGCGCTCGCTCGACGCGCTGCTGCCCGCGCTCGGCACCGAGCCGCTGCGCGCCGCGATCGCGGCCGAGCTGGCGACGATCGGCCGCGACGTGCGCGTCGAGCTGCCCAGCGGCGCGCTGCGCGGCCGGGCCGTCGGGCTGGGCGCCGGCGGCGAGCTGCAGGTCGAGACCGACGACGGGATCGTCGACGTGCGGGCCGGCGACGTGGTGCACGTGCGCTGA
- a CDS encoding PH domain-containing protein, whose amino-acid sequence MHTGDERVIARMRPHARVLVVPVLVLWACAGLAMLLLDRVDWPLWNVAVLTVAGIVVALLTVVPTLAWLSRGFVFTTERVIIRSGFGGTRRETMLSRVHDVTVRRRGLQALFGAGDVLLSTGGDRAVVLSDVPSASLVQRTISELLGAQGPVTPERVDA is encoded by the coding sequence GTGCACACCGGCGACGAGCGAGTGATCGCGCGCATGCGACCCCACGCGCGCGTGCTGGTCGTGCCTGTGCTCGTGCTCTGGGCGTGCGCCGGGCTCGCGATGCTGCTGCTCGACCGCGTCGACTGGCCGCTCTGGAACGTCGCGGTGCTCACCGTCGCCGGCATCGTCGTCGCGCTGCTGACCGTGGTGCCGACGCTCGCCTGGCTCTCCCGCGGCTTCGTGTTCACGACTGAGCGGGTCATCATCCGCTCGGGCTTCGGCGGCACCCGGCGCGAGACGATGCTGTCGCGCGTGCACGACGTCACCGTGCGCCGGCGCGGCCTGCAGGCGCTCTTCGGCGCCGGCGACGTGCTGCTGTCGACCGGCGGCGATCGCGCCGTGGTGCTCTCCGACGTGCCCAGCGCATCCCTCGTGCAGCGCACGATCTCAGAGCTGCTGGGGGCGCAGGGCCCCGTCACCCCCGAGCGCGTCGACGCCTGA
- a CDS encoding acyl-CoA carboxylase epsilon subunit → MSEAAANERDGDEPAGAQDASDPIMTVVDGSPTAEERAAVQAVLVGLAAEWAETKHRRVLDTESEWQAKSRTPSGNRWQRR, encoded by the coding sequence GTGAGCGAGGCCGCTGCGAACGAGCGCGACGGCGACGAGCCCGCGGGCGCCCAGGACGCATCCGACCCCATCATGACCGTGGTCGACGGCTCGCCGACGGCCGAGGAGCGGGCGGCCGTCCAAGCGGTGCTCGTCGGGCTCGCGGCGGAGTGGGCCGAGACGAAGCACCGGCGCGTGCTCGACACCGAGAGCGAGTGGCAGGCGAAGTCGCGCACGCCCAGCGGCAACCGCTGGCAGCGCCGGTGA
- a CDS encoding acyltransferase family protein yields the protein MTTTPRPRRNDLQGLRALASLLVATSHVWFGNVSGGVDVFFAIGGYLLASSLVGEIERSGRVGVLGALWRQAKRLFPMAGIVLVVVGSITLAASGPLLFDRIAHDLFAAATYRENERLASTATDYLASGVEKSEVQHFWAMSVQGQYTAVCIIALGLLALVLGTRAAQRARRVAGIGLGVVALASFVYACVQITVDPVPAYYDTYARAWELALGGFAALVLTRIALSSRARTIMGVVGIALVVTAGLLPQDWAQPGPVTLWPVAGALLVLLAGDGGDGGPVARALQWRPLVWLGGISYGLYLWHWPVLKGLVALDPAQADGVSPLAGVLVIGVSIALSWVCTRLIARVSAPRPRPAWSLRPRRAALVPLLPAVALAASVAIAISPAVQATAIDRNATAVPAPATPGAVERMVSASVSFPSASAASTAVGEAGQSSEWLVDNCSSVDQEEVEGCFYEDPAGGEQEVWIVGDSQAVTLAAPTRRALAGVADVQLLGREMCPFSNAGVVGRELGDEAADCAAHNDAVLALAEKRTPDLVVVTYGAWWTTDGYRRLGPDVGQQLATGTRALVDELGAMGVPSVWLDSAPPFPTIDECLHAQAVDGDLSSCTAPLDARALERHTQMVATLSAGGVDVVDTLPWYCDVERVACPLFTNGVPTWTDAHHVGAAGAMQRLPLIADALLPRLGVDPSLLFAVEPETEPER from the coding sequence ATGACGACGACACCGAGACCGCGCCGCAACGACCTGCAGGGACTCCGCGCCCTCGCGTCGCTGCTCGTCGCCACGTCGCACGTGTGGTTCGGCAACGTCTCCGGCGGCGTCGACGTCTTCTTCGCGATCGGCGGCTACCTGCTCGCGAGCAGCCTGGTGGGCGAGATCGAGCGCAGCGGCCGCGTCGGCGTGCTGGGGGCGCTGTGGCGGCAGGCGAAGCGGCTCTTCCCGATGGCGGGCATCGTGCTCGTCGTGGTCGGCTCGATCACCCTGGCGGCCTCGGGCCCGCTGCTGTTCGACCGCATCGCGCACGATCTGTTCGCCGCCGCGACCTACCGGGAGAACGAGCGCCTCGCCTCGACCGCCACCGACTACCTCGCCTCGGGCGTCGAGAAGTCGGAGGTGCAGCACTTCTGGGCCATGAGCGTGCAGGGGCAGTACACCGCCGTCTGCATCATCGCGCTGGGCCTCCTCGCGCTGGTGCTCGGCACCCGTGCCGCGCAGCGGGCCCGGCGGGTCGCGGGCATCGGGCTGGGCGTCGTCGCGCTCGCCTCGTTCGTCTACGCGTGCGTGCAGATCACCGTCGATCCGGTGCCCGCCTACTACGACACCTACGCGCGCGCCTGGGAGCTGGCACTGGGCGGCTTCGCGGCGCTGGTGCTCACGCGCATCGCCCTGTCGTCGCGGGCGCGCACGATCATGGGCGTCGTCGGCATCGCGCTCGTGGTCACCGCGGGCCTCCTGCCGCAGGATTGGGCGCAGCCGGGCCCGGTGACGCTGTGGCCCGTCGCGGGCGCGCTGCTGGTGCTGCTCGCCGGCGACGGCGGCGACGGCGGTCCTGTCGCGCGGGCGCTGCAGTGGCGGCCGCTGGTGTGGCTCGGCGGCATCTCCTACGGCCTCTACCTCTGGCACTGGCCGGTGCTGAAGGGGCTGGTCGCGCTCGACCCGGCCCAGGCCGACGGCGTCAGCCCGCTCGCCGGCGTGCTCGTGATCGGGGTCTCGATCGCCCTCTCGTGGGTGTGCACCCGCCTGATCGCCAGGGTGAGCGCGCCCCGGCCCCGGCCCGCGTGGAGCCTCCGCCCGCGCCGCGCGGCGCTGGTGCCGCTGCTGCCCGCGGTCGCGCTCGCCGCCTCGGTCGCGATCGCGATCTCACCGGCCGTGCAGGCGACCGCGATCGACCGCAACGCCACCGCGGTGCCCGCGCCCGCGACGCCCGGCGCCGTCGAGCGGATGGTCTCGGCATCGGTCTCCTTCCCCTCGGCGTCCGCCGCCTCCACCGCGGTCGGCGAGGCCGGCCAGTCGTCGGAGTGGCTGGTCGACAACTGCTCGAGCGTCGACCAGGAAGAGGTCGAGGGCTGCTTCTACGAGGATCCCGCCGGCGGTGAGCAGGAGGTCTGGATCGTGGGCGACTCGCAAGCCGTCACGCTCGCCGCGCCGACGCGCAGGGCCCTCGCCGGTGTCGCCGACGTGCAGCTGCTTGGCCGAGAGATGTGCCCGTTCTCGAACGCCGGCGTGGTCGGCCGCGAGCTCGGCGACGAGGCGGCCGACTGCGCCGCGCACAATGACGCCGTGCTGGCACTGGCCGAGAAGCGCACACCCGACCTCGTGGTCGTCACCTACGGCGCGTGGTGGACCACCGACGGCTACCGCAGGCTCGGCCCCGATGTCGGCCAGCAGCTCGCGACCGGCACGCGCGCGCTCGTCGACGAGCTCGGCGCGATGGGTGTGCCGTCGGTCTGGCTCGACAGCGCACCGCCGTTCCCGACGATCGACGAGTGCCTGCACGCGCAGGCCGTCGACGGCGACCTGTCGAGCTGCACGGCCCCGCTCGACGCCCGAGCGCTCGAGCGCCACACGCAGATGGTCGCGACGCTCAGCGCCGGCGGCGTCGACGTCGTCGACACGCTGCCGTGGTACTGCGACGTGGAGCGGGTGGCCTGCCCGCTCTTCACGAACGGCGTGCCCACCTGGACGGACGCGCACCACGTCGGCGCGGCCGGTGCGATGCAGCGGCTGCCGCTCATCGCCGACGCGCTGCTGCCGCGGCTCGGGGTCGACCCGTCGCTGCTGTTTGCCGTGGAGCCCGAGACGGAGCCCGAGCGCTAA
- a CDS encoding DNA topoisomerase IB, translating into MARLRRAHPKTDAGIRRRRSGRGWAYAHDSGRAVSAADRERAEALVLPPAWTDVWIAADPLAHIQATGVDDAGRTQYRYHPEWSARRDRAKHERALDLAEALPAMRRRVTRDLALEGLPRERVLAAAMRMLDAVAIRAGGDAYAEERGTRGLMTLLCRHARVDGDAVRLRFPAKSGQRFDVTIDDAPLAGCVAELRERRSGASRLLAWRDEGGAHALRDADLNAAVREATGGEFTAKDFRTLHGTLVAAESLARARETGTKTARARAERDAIRAVAEALGNTPAVAKSSYIDPEVFERFESGETMGLRGSRERALLDLLR; encoded by the coding sequence ATGGCGCGACTGCGGAGGGCACATCCCAAGACGGATGCGGGCATCCGGCGCCGTCGTTCGGGTCGCGGATGGGCGTATGCGCACGACAGCGGCCGCGCGGTGTCGGCCGCCGACCGGGAGCGCGCCGAGGCGCTCGTGCTGCCGCCTGCCTGGACCGACGTGTGGATCGCGGCCGATCCGCTCGCGCACATCCAGGCGACCGGGGTCGACGACGCGGGCCGCACGCAGTACCGCTACCACCCCGAGTGGAGCGCCCGCCGTGACCGTGCCAAGCACGAGCGCGCGCTCGACCTGGCCGAGGCGCTGCCGGCGATGCGGCGCCGCGTCACCCGCGACCTGGCGCTCGAGGGGCTGCCGCGCGAGCGGGTGCTGGCGGCGGCGATGCGCATGCTCGACGCGGTGGCGATCCGCGCGGGCGGCGACGCCTACGCCGAGGAGCGCGGCACGCGCGGGCTGATGACGCTGCTGTGCCGCCACGCGCGCGTCGACGGCGACGCGGTGCGGCTGCGGTTCCCGGCGAAGTCGGGCCAGCGGTTCGACGTCACGATCGACGACGCGCCGCTCGCCGGCTGCGTGGCGGAGCTCCGCGAGCGCCGCTCCGGCGCCTCTCGCCTGCTCGCCTGGCGCGACGAGGGCGGCGCGCACGCGCTGCGCGACGCCGATCTGAACGCCGCTGTGCGCGAGGCGACCGGCGGCGAGTTCACGGCGAAGGACTTCCGCACCCTGCACGGCACGCTCGTCGCCGCCGAGTCGCTCGCCCGTGCCCGCGAGACCGGCACGAAGACTGCCCGCGCCCGTGCGGAGCGCGATGCGATCCGGGCGGTGGCCGAGGCGCTCGGCAACACCCCGGCCGTCGCGAAGTCGAGCTACATCGACCCCGAGGTGTTCGAGCGCTTCGAGTCGGGCGAGACGATGGGCCTGCGCGGCTCCCGCGAGCGCGCGCTGCTCGACCTGCTGCGCTGA
- a CDS encoding peptidoglycan-binding domain-containing protein, translating into MSARAAVILSGIVASVLLAVLVVVVLRQPFAPQSAAQAPTVTSAPVTVQPFDDARSVTVEVQFGQPVALRSPTAGTVTEITCAPGSTVSSGSGAMRVDGRAVLALHGATPWWRDLETGMLGADVDGLQAELRRLGHDVSADVGTFGPATQRALVAVLAGVGLPADDPIAGGAVTDTLWLPAPEAVVGSCDSALGARIVAGDNVITAAPPIAGARAFVDGPPLERTLLVDDLQLSLSADGSVARDQLAAMAATPSAIAAAAGGTPTLQAMTRLAQPVEAAAVPPGSISSDDGVSGCVLGDGTPLAVTILGSQLGHTFVAFDRAAPAAVALQAPDLATCD; encoded by the coding sequence GTGAGCGCACGCGCTGCCGTGATTCTCAGCGGCATCGTCGCGTCAGTGCTGCTGGCGGTGCTCGTCGTCGTCGTGCTCCGGCAGCCGTTCGCGCCGCAGTCCGCGGCCCAAGCACCGACGGTGACCAGCGCACCCGTGACGGTCCAGCCGTTCGACGACGCCAGGTCCGTCACAGTCGAAGTGCAATTCGGCCAGCCTGTCGCGCTGCGCTCGCCGACCGCGGGCACGGTGACGGAGATCACCTGCGCGCCAGGCTCGACGGTCAGCTCGGGATCCGGTGCGATGCGGGTGGATGGCCGAGCTGTGCTCGCGCTGCACGGCGCCACGCCCTGGTGGCGTGATCTTGAGACGGGGATGCTCGGCGCAGACGTCGATGGGCTGCAGGCGGAGCTGCGCAGGCTCGGTCACGACGTAAGCGCCGACGTCGGCACCTTCGGCCCCGCGACGCAGCGCGCGCTCGTCGCCGTGCTCGCGGGTGTCGGGCTCCCCGCCGACGATCCGATCGCCGGCGGTGCCGTGACCGACACGCTCTGGCTGCCGGCTCCGGAAGCCGTCGTGGGCAGCTGTGACTCGGCCCTCGGCGCCCGCATCGTCGCAGGCGACAACGTGATCACGGCCGCGCCCCCGATCGCCGGTGCTCGCGCGTTCGTCGATGGACCGCCGCTCGAGCGCACGCTGCTGGTCGACGACTTGCAGCTGTCGCTGAGCGCCGACGGCTCGGTCGCACGCGACCAGCTCGCAGCGATGGCCGCGACACCCAGCGCGATTGCGGCGGCTGCCGGCGGGACCCCGACGCTGCAAGCGATGACGCGGCTCGCACAGCCGGTCGAGGCAGCCGCTGTCCCGCCGGGCTCGATCTCCTCGGACGACGGCGTGTCGGGATGCGTGCTCGGCGACGGGACGCCGCTCGCTGTGACAATCCTCGGTTCGCAGCTGGGTCACACGTTCGTGGCGTTCGACCGCGCGGCGCCCGCCGCCGTCGCGCTGCAGGCTCCCGACCTCGCGACATGCGACTGA
- a CDS encoding FAD-dependent monooxygenase has protein sequence MHAIVSGAGVAGLTLAGRLALDGWTVDVVERAPAPRASGYLIDFYGPGYDAAERLGLLPALRERAESFDELRIVDGSGRVRAKLAIALVEQAVQGRYLSILRPQIVDALLAALPQGATVHWGTQVETVFDDGGQVSVLLSSGERLEADLLVGADGVGSRVRQLVWGPPEQFVRPIAGLTAVAWIGDDAELVADLEGRVAMQVELDRQLMIAPLSATEVTGFAVLRGVEPSAGRAAVAGMGVLGRRALRSVREPYIDAVAQTIVPQWVRGRTVLLGDACAAVSLLAGQGASLAIAGAERLAEELSFARHPSDVVAGLAAYERDWQPIVEREQARGRRNATAFAPHTRIELEAQRAVWRAAAVPGVAALVARAAGGVTKPV, from the coding sequence ATGCATGCGATCGTCTCTGGCGCCGGCGTCGCCGGACTCACCCTGGCGGGCCGCCTCGCGCTCGACGGGTGGACGGTCGACGTGGTGGAGCGGGCGCCGGCGCCGCGCGCATCCGGGTACCTGATCGACTTCTACGGGCCGGGCTACGACGCCGCCGAGCGGCTCGGTCTGCTGCCGGCGCTGCGCGAGCGGGCCGAGTCGTTCGACGAGCTGCGCATCGTGGATGGGTCGGGTCGCGTGCGCGCGAAGCTCGCGATCGCGCTGGTCGAGCAGGCGGTGCAGGGCCGCTACCTGTCGATCCTGCGACCGCAGATCGTCGACGCGCTGCTCGCGGCGCTGCCGCAGGGCGCGACGGTGCACTGGGGCACGCAGGTCGAGACGGTCTTCGACGACGGCGGCCAGGTGAGCGTGCTGCTCTCGAGCGGGGAGCGGCTCGAGGCAGACCTGCTGGTCGGCGCCGACGGCGTCGGGTCGCGCGTGCGGCAGCTCGTGTGGGGACCGCCCGAGCAGTTCGTGCGGCCCATCGCGGGCCTGACCGCCGTCGCCTGGATCGGCGACGACGCCGAGCTCGTCGCCGACCTCGAGGGCCGCGTCGCGATGCAGGTCGAGCTCGACCGGCAGCTGATGATCGCGCCGCTGAGCGCCACCGAGGTGACCGGCTTCGCGGTGCTGCGCGGCGTCGAGCCGAGCGCGGGCCGCGCGGCGGTGGCCGGGATGGGCGTGCTCGGCAGGCGTGCGCTGCGCAGCGTGCGGGAGCCCTACATCGACGCGGTCGCGCAGACGATCGTGCCGCAGTGGGTGCGCGGCCGCACCGTGCTGCTGGGCGACGCCTGCGCCGCGGTGTCGCTGCTGGCCGGTCAGGGCGCCTCGCTGGCGATCGCGGGCGCCGAGCGGCTCGCCGAGGAGCTCTCGTTCGCCCGGCATCCCAGCGACGTCGTCGCCGGCCTCGCCGCCTACGAGCGCGACTGGCAGCCGATCGTCGAGCGGGAGCAGGCGCGCGGCCGCCGCAACGCGACTGCGTTCGCGCCGCACACCCGCATCGAGCTCGAGGCGCAGCGTGCCGTCTGGCGGGCGGCCGCGGTGCCAGGGGTCGCGGCGCTGGTGGCGCGCGCGGCCGGCGGGGTCACGAAGCCGGTCTGA
- a CDS encoding NAD(P)-dependent alcohol dehydrogenase — MRAAVSERYGGADVVVVQEVAAPVPGDDEILIRVDATTVNRTDCAYRAAHPFFMRAWTGLRRPTRTVLGTEFAGVVVGAGAGVDRFAVGDRVFGYCEGRFGAHAELLVVSQESMVATVPEGIDQATAAAATEGSHYAASAIRRSGVRAGDRVLVIGATGGIGSAAVQLLVAAGAVVTAVCPAAHVELVRGLGAAEVVALEDGDVTRSPRRFDVVIDAVGKRTFRDARRILEPRGIYVSSELGPGWQNIPLSLLGLVRRNAQRVVFPVPDEGRPVIERIREHLAAGTFRPVIDRTYPLEQIIDAYRYVETGQKVGNVVIEVRPAS; from the coding sequence GTGAGAGCAGCGGTCAGCGAACGGTACGGCGGGGCGGATGTCGTGGTCGTGCAGGAGGTCGCGGCACCGGTTCCGGGCGACGACGAGATCCTGATCCGCGTCGATGCCACGACGGTCAACCGCACCGACTGCGCGTACCGCGCCGCGCATCCGTTCTTCATGCGTGCATGGACGGGGCTGCGACGGCCGACGCGCACCGTGCTCGGCACCGAGTTCGCGGGCGTCGTCGTCGGTGCGGGCGCCGGTGTCGACCGCTTCGCCGTCGGCGATCGGGTCTTCGGCTACTGCGAGGGCCGCTTCGGCGCGCACGCCGAGCTGCTGGTGGTGTCGCAGGAGTCGATGGTCGCCACCGTGCCCGAGGGCATCGACCAGGCGACAGCCGCGGCGGCGACCGAGGGGAGCCACTACGCGGCGTCGGCGATCCGCCGCTCCGGCGTGCGCGCCGGCGACCGGGTGCTGGTCATCGGCGCGACCGGCGGCATCGGGTCGGCCGCGGTGCAGCTGCTGGTCGCGGCAGGCGCCGTCGTCACTGCAGTCTGCCCCGCGGCGCACGTCGAGCTCGTGCGCGGCCTCGGCGCCGCAGAGGTCGTCGCGCTGGAGGACGGCGACGTCACCCGCTCGCCGCGGCGCTTCGACGTCGTCATCGATGCGGTGGGCAAGCGCACGTTCCGCGACGCGCGACGGATCCTCGAGCCGCGCGGCATCTACGTCTCGTCGGAGCTCGGCCCGGGCTGGCAGAACATCCCGCTCTCGCTGCTGGGCCTCGTGCGCCGCAACGCGCAGCGGGTGGTGTTCCCCGTGCCGGACGAGGGCCGTCCGGTGATCGAGCGCATCCGGGAGCACCTCGCCGCCGGCACCTTCCGGCCGGTCATCGACCGCACCTATCCGCTCGAGCAGATCATCGACGCCTACCGCTACGTCGAGACCGGTCAGAAGGTCGGCAACGTCGTGATCGAGGTCAGACCGGCTTCGTGA